One window of the Candidatus Nanopelagicales bacterium genome contains the following:
- a CDS encoding DegV family protein: protein MTDRPAVAGRVAVVTDSTAYLPAGRAVEIGIRVVPVQVVIAGRAYDEGSEVTPDQVALALREWQPVSTSRPAPETFLAAYRELAEAGATGIVSAHLSADMSGTFESALLAARGAPVPVRVVDSRSIAMGLGYAVLTGAELAGRGEGVDAVAAAIEKRSTSSSVFFYVDTLEYLRRGGRIGAAQKLLGQALKVKPLLELVDGRVAPLEKVRTASKALARLEEIAVERAGPGDVDVAVQHLQSPDRAAELALRLGERLPRADVVVGQVGAVVGAHVGPGMVAVVVSPR, encoded by the coding sequence GTGACCGACCGCCCCGCTGTGGCCGGTCGGGTCGCCGTCGTCACGGACTCCACGGCGTACCTGCCGGCCGGCCGCGCGGTCGAGATCGGGATCCGCGTCGTCCCGGTCCAGGTGGTCATCGCCGGCCGGGCGTACGACGAGGGGTCGGAGGTGACCCCCGACCAGGTCGCGCTCGCGCTGCGGGAGTGGCAGCCGGTCAGCACGTCGCGCCCGGCGCCGGAGACGTTCCTGGCGGCCTACCGCGAGCTGGCCGAGGCCGGCGCGACCGGGATCGTGTCCGCGCACCTGTCGGCGGACATGTCGGGCACCTTCGAGTCGGCGCTGCTCGCGGCCCGGGGCGCCCCCGTGCCGGTGCGGGTGGTCGACTCCCGCTCGATCGCGATGGGGCTCGGGTACGCGGTCCTGACCGGCGCGGAGCTGGCGGGGCGTGGCGAGGGGGTCGACGCGGTGGCCGCGGCGATCGAGAAGCGCAGCACGTCGTCGTCGGTGTTCTTCTACGTCGACACGCTGGAGTACCTGCGCCGCGGGGGACGGATCGGAGCGGCTCAGAAGCTGCTCGGCCAGGCGCTGAAGGTCAAGCCGTTGCTGGAGCTGGTCGACGGGCGGGTCGCCCCTCTGGAGAAGGTGCGGACGGCGTCGAAGGCGCTGGCGCGGCTGGAGGAGATCGCCGTGGAGCGGGCCGGTCCGGGCGACGTGGACGTGGCCGTGCAGCACCTGCAGTCCCCCGACCGGGCGGCCGAACTGGCGCTGCGGCTCGGCGAGCGGCTGCCGCGCGCGGACGTGGTCGTCGGCCAGGTCGGCGCCGTGGTCGGCGCCCACGTCGGACCGGGCATGGTCGCGGTCGTGGTCTCGCCCCGCTGA
- a CDS encoding lysoplasmalogenase family protein gives MTTAAWVLMALAGVAALVDWWSVGTDRRPVEFVAKPAVMVLLVGAALTLDAGSEWVRWWFVGGLLLGLVGDVFLMLRRFVPGAAAFLVGHLAYIAGLVVIEHPWPAVLLGLVIVGADLWGPGRCIVRGAAERSRVLGVLVAAYMLAIGAMVVLAVGSWSTLAGLGALLFLASDTLLAWGRFVGSAPGGRVLVHATYHVAQALLVLALPGLVAA, from the coding sequence GTGACGACCGCCGCCTGGGTGCTGATGGCGCTGGCCGGCGTCGCCGCACTGGTCGACTGGTGGTCGGTCGGCACCGACCGAAGACCGGTGGAGTTCGTCGCGAAGCCGGCCGTCATGGTCCTGCTGGTCGGTGCCGCGCTGACCCTCGACGCGGGCTCGGAGTGGGTCCGCTGGTGGTTCGTCGGGGGGCTTCTGCTCGGGCTGGTCGGCGACGTGTTCTTGATGCTGCGCCGCTTCGTTCCGGGCGCGGCCGCGTTCCTGGTCGGTCATCTCGCGTACATCGCCGGCCTGGTCGTGATCGAGCACCCGTGGCCCGCCGTGCTGCTGGGCCTGGTGATCGTGGGCGCCGACCTGTGGGGACCCGGCCGCTGCATCGTGCGCGGCGCCGCGGAGCGGTCCCGGGTGCTCGGCGTCCTCGTGGCCGCGTACATGCTCGCGATCGGGGCCATGGTGGTGCTCGCGGTCGGGTCCTGGTCGACTCTCGCCGGGCTCGGTGCGCTGCTGTTCCTGGCCTCCGACACCCTGCTGGCCTGGGGCCGGTTCGTCGGCTCCGCACCGGGCGGGCGGGTGCTCGTGCACGCCACCTACCACGTCGCGCAGGCCCTGCTGGTCCTCGCCCTGCCGGGCCTGGTCGCGGCCTGA
- a CDS encoding glycerol-3-phosphate acyltransferase codes for MVVGALGGYALGAVNPASLVARARGVDLRAAGSGNPGATNAGRVLGPGFGVLVGVLDVLKGFVPAFVLSRYGGAGAGEIAGLAAVVGHITSPYLRGRGGKGVATALGAILGVQPLWAIPVLAVFGVVVLLTHRVGLGAVAGSLTLVPVALLTGGSGWDVGFAAALTVLIVARHRDNLRAAFRSGDGGSA; via the coding sequence GTGGTCGTCGGAGCGCTGGGCGGCTACGCGCTGGGCGCCGTCAACCCGGCGTCTCTGGTCGCGCGGGCCCGCGGGGTGGACCTGCGCGCCGCCGGGTCCGGCAACCCCGGGGCCACCAACGCCGGCCGGGTGCTCGGTCCCGGGTTCGGCGTCCTGGTCGGCGTGCTGGACGTGCTCAAGGGGTTCGTCCCCGCGTTCGTCCTGAGCAGGTACGGCGGCGCCGGGGCCGGTGAGATCGCCGGCCTGGCAGCCGTCGTCGGCCACATCACGTCGCCGTACCTGCGCGGACGCGGGGGCAAGGGAGTGGCCACCGCCCTGGGGGCGATCCTCGGGGTGCAGCCGCTGTGGGCGATCCCGGTGCTGGCCGTCTTCGGAGTGGTGGTGCTGCTGACGCACCGGGTCGGGCTCGGCGCCGTGGCGGGGTCGCTCACGCTGGTGCCGGTGGCGCTGCTGACCGGTGGATCAGGATGGGATGTCGGCTTCGCTGCGGCCCTGACCGTCCTGATCGTGGCGCGCCACCGCGACAACCTGCGGGCGGCGTTCCGCTCGGGGGACGGCGGCTCGGCGTAG
- a CDS encoding DUF4232 domain-containing protein, which translates to MRRFTVSLVALAVAVAPLALLPSAASAATPATCRTSQLSLSKVSSDGAAGTIYNVWAFTNVSSRTCRMRGYPDLQRYGQGGRPFVTTERKVLSPNPTTVVLAPGGKASFVWSYSDVPQGNAEECTTSKVVGVRPPGRSAGLYIPFDVPNCSTSIQVSAVAAGVITP; encoded by the coding sequence ATGCGTCGCTTCACCGTGTCCCTGGTCGCGCTCGCGGTAGCGGTCGCGCCGCTGGCGCTGCTCCCGTCCGCCGCGTCGGCCGCGACGCCGGCGACCTGCCGGACGTCCCAGCTGTCCCTGTCGAAGGTGTCGTCCGATGGCGCCGCCGGGACCATCTACAACGTCTGGGCCTTCACCAACGTGTCGTCGCGGACCTGTCGGATGCGCGGCTACCCCGACCTGCAGCGCTACGGTCAGGGCGGTCGCCCGTTCGTGACCACGGAGCGGAAGGTGCTGTCCCCGAACCCGACGACGGTCGTCCTGGCACCCGGTGGCAAGGCCTCGTTCGTGTGGTCGTACAGCGACGTCCCCCAGGGCAATGCCGAGGAGTGCACCACCAGCAAGGTCGTCGGCGTGCGGCCGCCCGGAAGGTCGGCGGGTCTCTACATCCCGTTCGACGTCCCCAACTGCAGCACCTCGATCCAGGTCAGTGCGGTCGCCGCCGGGGTCATCACCCCGTGA
- the leuS gene encoding leucine--tRNA ligase, translated as MSETTARGEREVYDVEATQARWLPVWDELQPFRSGRPDDERPKKYILDMFPYPSGDLHMGHAEAYALGDVIARYWVQRGFNVMHPIGWDAFGLPAENAAIKRGVDPAGWTYDNIAQQKASMRRYACSFDWDRVLNTCDPEYYRWNQWFFLRMFERGLAYRKASNVNWCPNDQTVLANEQVVAGRCERCDALVTKKKLTQWYFRITDYADRLLDDMAQLEGAWPEKVLLMQRNWIGRSTGAEVQFRIEGRDEPVTVYTTRPDTLYGATFFVVAADSDLAAELAHGTPAQVEFEAYVEKVKQESEIDRLDAGREKTGVFLHRYAVNPVNGERIPVWASDYVLADYGTGAIMAVPAHDQRDLDFARTFGLPVRVVVEAGEDPAETGVATADDGPHVNSGPLDGLDKDEAIAAITASLEAEGTGRAAVNYRLRDWLISRQRYWGTPIPIVHCPVDGEVPVPDDQLPVTLPPAEGLDLKPRGTSPLGGATEWASVPCPVCGGPATRDPDTMDTFVDSSWYYLRYLDPAKEDGPFDPEQAREWMPVAQYVGGVTHAILHLLYSRFFTKVLHDMGMVDFTEPFTRLLNQGMVGMNGATMSKSRGNMVRLSDELAQHGVDAIRLSMVFAGPPEDDIDWADVSPAGSRKFLARAWRLSGEVACPPETDPAAGDVELRKATHRAVHDAAAAVESFRFNVAVAKVMELVNAVRRTIDTGAGAADPAVREAVEAVAVMLSLVAPYTAEDMWARLGHQPSVALAGWPAVDPALLEQETVTCVVQVAGKVRDRLEVPPSIGEDELRELALASDAVVRALDGRGVRLTVVRPPKLVNVVPE; from the coding sequence ATGAGCGAGACGACCGCCCGCGGCGAGCGCGAGGTCTACGACGTCGAGGCCACCCAGGCCCGCTGGCTGCCGGTGTGGGACGAACTGCAGCCGTTCCGCTCCGGTCGCCCGGACGACGAGCGGCCGAAGAAGTACATCCTCGACATGTTCCCCTACCCCTCCGGCGACCTGCACATGGGCCACGCGGAGGCGTACGCGCTCGGGGACGTCATCGCGCGGTACTGGGTCCAGCGCGGGTTCAACGTCATGCACCCGATCGGCTGGGACGCGTTCGGGCTGCCGGCGGAGAACGCCGCCATCAAGCGCGGGGTCGACCCGGCCGGCTGGACGTACGACAACATCGCCCAGCAGAAGGCGTCGATGCGGCGCTATGCCTGCTCGTTCGACTGGGACCGGGTCCTCAACACCTGCGACCCGGAGTACTACCGCTGGAACCAGTGGTTCTTCCTGCGGATGTTCGAGCGCGGGCTGGCCTACCGCAAGGCCAGCAACGTGAACTGGTGCCCCAACGACCAGACCGTGCTGGCCAACGAGCAGGTCGTCGCGGGGCGCTGCGAGCGCTGCGACGCGCTGGTGACCAAGAAGAAGCTGACCCAGTGGTACTTCCGGATCACGGACTACGCCGACCGGCTGCTGGACGACATGGCCCAGCTGGAGGGGGCCTGGCCGGAGAAGGTGCTGCTGATGCAGCGCAACTGGATCGGCCGGTCGACGGGTGCCGAGGTCCAGTTCCGGATCGAGGGCCGGGACGAGCCGGTGACCGTCTACACGACCCGCCCGGACACGCTGTACGGGGCCACGTTCTTCGTGGTCGCGGCGGACTCCGACCTGGCTGCCGAGCTGGCGCACGGGACCCCGGCGCAGGTCGAGTTCGAGGCGTACGTCGAGAAGGTCAAGCAGGAGTCCGAGATCGACCGGCTCGACGCGGGCCGCGAGAAGACCGGGGTGTTCCTGCACCGGTACGCCGTCAACCCGGTCAACGGCGAGCGGATCCCGGTGTGGGCCAGCGACTACGTGCTGGCCGACTACGGGACCGGCGCGATCATGGCGGTCCCCGCGCACGACCAGCGCGATCTGGACTTCGCCCGCACCTTCGGGCTACCGGTGCGCGTCGTCGTCGAGGCGGGGGAGGACCCCGCGGAGACGGGTGTCGCGACCGCGGACGACGGTCCGCACGTCAACTCCGGTCCGCTGGACGGGCTGGACAAGGACGAGGCGATCGCCGCCATCACCGCGTCGCTGGAGGCCGAGGGCACCGGCCGCGCGGCGGTCAACTACCGGCTGCGCGACTGGCTGATCTCGCGCCAGCGCTACTGGGGAACCCCGATCCCGATCGTGCACTGCCCGGTCGACGGCGAGGTCCCGGTGCCCGACGACCAGCTGCCGGTGACGCTGCCGCCGGCCGAGGGACTGGACCTCAAGCCCCGCGGCACCTCGCCGCTGGGCGGCGCGACCGAGTGGGCCTCGGTGCCCTGCCCGGTGTGCGGCGGCCCGGCCACCCGCGACCCGGACACGATGGACACGTTCGTCGACTCGTCCTGGTACTACCTGCGCTACCTGGACCCGGCCAAGGAGGACGGCCCCTTCGACCCGGAGCAGGCCCGCGAGTGGATGCCGGTCGCCCAGTACGTCGGCGGCGTGACGCACGCGATCCTGCACCTGCTGTACAGCCGGTTCTTCACCAAGGTGCTGCACGACATGGGGATGGTCGACTTCACCGAGCCGTTCACCCGCCTGCTCAACCAGGGCATGGTCGGCATGAACGGCGCCACGATGAGCAAGTCGCGCGGCAACATGGTCCGGCTGTCCGACGAGCTGGCGCAGCACGGGGTCGATGCCATCCGCCTGTCCATGGTCTTCGCCGGGCCGCCCGAGGACGACATCGACTGGGCCGACGTGTCGCCGGCCGGCTCGCGCAAGTTCCTGGCGCGCGCCTGGCGGCTGTCCGGCGAGGTCGCGTGCCCGCCGGAGACGGACCCGGCGGCGGGCGACGTGGAACTGCGCAAGGCCACGCACCGCGCCGTGCACGACGCGGCCGCCGCGGTCGAGTCGTTCCGTTTCAACGTGGCCGTGGCCAAGGTGATGGAGCTGGTCAACGCCGTCCGACGAACCATTGACACGGGGGCCGGTGCCGCCGATCCGGCGGTACGGGAGGCCGTGGAGGCGGTCGCGGTCATGCTGTCGCTGGTGGCGCCGTACACCGCCGAGGACATGTGGGCGCGGCTGGGTCACCAGCCGTCGGTCGCCCTGGCCGGCTGGCCGGCTGTCGACCCGGCCCTGCTGGAGCAGGAGACGGTCACCTGCGTGGTCCAGGTCGCGGGCAAGGTCCGGGACCGGCTGGAGGTGCCGCCGTCCATCGGCGAGGACGAGTTGCGGGAGCTGGCGCTGGCGTCCGACGCGGTGGTCCGGGCGCTGGACGGCCGCGGCGTGCGGCTGACCGTGGTCCGGCCCCCCAAGCTGGTCAACGTCGTCCCGGAGTAG
- a CDS encoding SGNH/GDSL hydrolase family protein, translated as MSGRHLLVLGDSLTFHGPERPEVPTDPRLYPNVAAAALGEDVAVDLLARAGWTARDAWWALTRDPVAWGVYLPRASAVVLSVGHMDALPAAIPGWARDSIAYLRPGSVRRRARVAYGRWGPPVIRATRGRMRQLPQRATDHYLARLVAGVRHWRPDAPVVLLGPSPHDAALYPSQRHHEAAVAAARLWAATHDVAFLDIDPLVRPSLVDGTANPDGMHWSWTAHRRVGEALGASLAAELGGTT; from the coding sequence CGGAGGTGCCCACGGACCCGCGGCTGTACCCCAATGTCGCCGCGGCGGCCCTGGGCGAGGACGTCGCGGTGGACCTGCTGGCCCGGGCCGGCTGGACGGCGCGTGACGCATGGTGGGCGCTGACCCGCGACCCGGTGGCGTGGGGCGTCTACCTGCCGCGCGCCAGCGCCGTGGTGCTGTCCGTGGGTCACATGGACGCGTTGCCCGCGGCCATCCCCGGCTGGGCCCGGGACTCCATCGCCTACCTGCGGCCCGGCTCGGTCCGACGGCGGGCCCGGGTCGCGTACGGACGCTGGGGGCCGCCCGTCATCCGGGCGACCCGCGGCCGGATGCGCCAGCTGCCACAGCGGGCCACCGACCACTACCTGGCGCGGCTGGTCGCCGGGGTGCGCCACTGGCGACCGGACGCCCCGGTGGTCCTGCTCGGACCCTCGCCGCACGACGCCGCGCTCTACCCGTCCCAGCGGCACCACGAGGCCGCGGTGGCTGCGGCCCGGCTCTGGGCTGCCACCCACGACGTGGCGTTCCTCGACATCGACCCGCTGGTACGGCCCTCCCTCGTCGACGGCACCGCCAACCCCGACGGGATGCACTGGTCCTGGACCGCGCACCGCCGGGTAGGAGAGGCGCTGGGCGCCAGCCTGGCTGCCGAGTTGGGCGGCACCACGTGA